The following are encoded in a window of Aromatoleum petrolei genomic DNA:
- a CDS encoding sigma-54-dependent Fis family transcriptional regulator, with the protein MAVLPQLRDRRENTISDARRFFFELGQTPETGLAPPVLRSWQRCRTGGLDHLDAYLIDPAGRAQLSDARDRSARLLEHAGGIMEHVFEQIRASGSMVILADTRGMILHCLGDPDFVGRAQRVALQPGASWDETVRGTNAIGTAIQEGAAVEIHGAEHYLERNGFLTCSAAPVFNALGHIAGVLDISGDSRNNQRHTLGLVRLSVQLLEKRLFEAEFAKEIRIAFHPRPEYVGSLQEAMLAVDADGRVVGANPVAREWLALPAGLADAPTFGSLFRTGFGQLLDRAANAPDDLLLLEMRRGEAVYVQVRGHRRPRAEVPAPRLQQSAAETPRQGGKPCDRSKSQITLDCLATGDARLQLALDRARRVQGKDIPLLIQGESGVGKELFARAFHNSGARSDGPFVALNCAAIPENLIESELFGYVGGSFTGARREGAVGKLQQAHGGTLFLDEIGDMPLGMQARLLRVLQERSVTPIGSMKSIPVDISLVCATHRVLRDAVRQGLFREDLYYRVNSLTVTLPPLRERTDIRHIVTNLLEMEAADRNSGPIGISEEVMDFFERYPWPGNVRQLQNVIRVAVALLDDNEHEIASVHLPEELFGIDGGDDVAEALARPAVVTAQAVASPFAAALPAAIAPQAAAASAPRSLDEIELEAITTVMREVGGNVSAAARRLGVSRNTLYRKLGKLN; encoded by the coding sequence ATGGCCGTATTGCCGCAGTTGCGGGATCGCCGCGAGAACACCATTTCGGACGCGCGACGATTTTTCTTCGAGCTTGGCCAGACGCCGGAGACCGGGCTCGCCCCTCCTGTGCTGCGTTCCTGGCAGCGCTGCCGCACTGGCGGCCTCGACCACCTGGATGCCTACCTGATCGATCCTGCAGGCCGCGCCCAGCTCTCCGACGCGCGCGATCGCAGCGCGAGGCTGCTGGAGCACGCCGGCGGGATCATGGAGCACGTGTTCGAGCAGATCCGCGCTTCGGGCAGCATGGTCATCCTCGCCGACACGCGGGGCATGATCCTGCACTGCCTCGGCGATCCGGACTTCGTCGGCCGCGCGCAACGTGTCGCCCTGCAACCCGGCGCGTCGTGGGACGAGACCGTCCGCGGCACCAACGCGATCGGCACCGCAATCCAGGAAGGCGCCGCGGTCGAGATCCACGGTGCGGAGCACTACCTGGAACGCAACGGTTTTTTGACCTGCAGTGCCGCGCCGGTGTTCAACGCCCTGGGGCACATCGCCGGCGTGCTCGACATTTCGGGTGACTCGCGCAACAACCAGCGCCATACGCTCGGTCTGGTGCGCCTGTCGGTGCAACTGCTGGAAAAACGCCTCTTCGAGGCCGAGTTCGCCAAAGAAATCCGCATCGCCTTCCATCCCCGCCCCGAATACGTCGGCAGCCTGCAGGAAGCGATGCTTGCGGTCGATGCCGACGGCAGGGTCGTCGGCGCCAACCCGGTCGCGCGCGAATGGTTGGCCCTTCCCGCCGGGCTCGCCGACGCGCCGACTTTCGGCAGCCTGTTCCGTACGGGCTTCGGTCAGCTGCTCGACCGCGCCGCGAATGCCCCCGACGACCTGCTGCTGCTCGAGATGCGGCGCGGCGAAGCGGTCTACGTGCAAGTGCGTGGCCATCGCCGCCCGCGCGCCGAAGTCCCTGCACCGCGACTGCAGCAGTCCGCGGCAGAGACGCCAAGGCAGGGGGGCAAACCCTGTGACCGCTCGAAGTCGCAGATCACGCTCGATTGCCTCGCGACCGGTGACGCCCGGCTGCAACTCGCCCTCGACCGTGCGCGACGCGTGCAGGGCAAGGACATCCCGCTGCTGATCCAGGGCGAGTCGGGCGTCGGCAAGGAGCTCTTCGCACGCGCCTTCCACAATAGCGGTGCACGCAGCGACGGCCCCTTCGTCGCGTTGAACTGCGCGGCGATTCCGGAAAATCTCATCGAATCGGAACTCTTCGGCTATGTCGGCGGCTCCTTCACCGGCGCGCGGCGCGAGGGGGCGGTCGGCAAACTGCAGCAGGCCCACGGAGGTACTCTGTTCCTCGACGAGATCGGCGACATGCCGCTGGGCATGCAGGCGCGCCTGCTGCGTGTGCTGCAGGAGCGCAGCGTCACGCCGATCGGCTCAATGAAATCGATTCCCGTCGATATCTCCCTTGTCTGCGCCACCCACCGTGTGCTGCGCGACGCCGTCAGGCAGGGCCTGTTCCGCGAAGATCTCTACTACAGGGTGAATAGCCTTACCGTAACGCTGCCGCCGCTGCGCGAGCGCACCGACATCCGCCACATCGTCACCAACCTCCTCGAGATGGAAGCTGCGGACCGCAACAGCGGCCCGATCGGTATCAGTGAGGAGGTCATGGACTTTTTCGAACGCTACCCGTGGCCGGGCAACGTCCGTCAGCTCCAGAACGTCATCCGGGTGGCGGTCGCGCTGCTCGACGACAACGAGCACGAGATCGCCTCGGTACATCTGCCGGAGGAGCTCTTCGGCATCGACGGCGGCGACGATGTCGCGGAGGCGCTTGCCCGGCCGGCGGTCGTCACGGCACAGGCGGTCGCCTCGCCGTTCGCCGCTGCGCTGCCGGCGGCGATTGCGCCGCAGGCAGCCGCTGCGAGCGCGCCGCGCAGCCTCGATGAAATCGAACTCGAAGCGATCACCACCGTGATGCGCGAGGTGGGCGGAAACGTCTCTGCCGCCGCGCGCAGACTGGGCGTCAGCCGCAATACCCTTTACCGCAAATTGGGCAAGTTGAACTGA
- a CDS encoding 4Fe-4S dicluster domain-containing protein — MWKSLHIDPAKCTGCLQCEMACSYEHTGVINPSNSLIKVFNFEHEGRKVPYTCTQCTEAWCMHSCPVDAIRLDLTTGAKVVFKDTCVGCKVCTIACPFGTVNYNQASGKVQKCDLCEGDPACAKACPTGAITYIDANWTGLSRMQAWAAKANTPASAA, encoded by the coding sequence ATGTGGAAATCCCTTCACATTGACCCCGCGAAGTGCACCGGCTGCCTGCAGTGCGAAATGGCCTGCTCGTATGAGCACACCGGGGTCATCAATCCCAGCAACTCACTGATCAAGGTCTTCAATTTCGAGCACGAAGGGCGCAAGGTGCCCTACACCTGTACTCAATGCACCGAGGCGTGGTGCATGCATTCCTGTCCGGTCGATGCCATCCGCCTCGACCTGACAACGGGCGCGAAGGTCGTGTTCAAGGACACCTGTGTCGGGTGCAAGGTATGCACGATCGCCTGTCCATTCGGTACGGTCAATTACAACCAAGCCAGCGGCAAGGTCCAGAAATGCGACCTGTGCGAGGGCGATCCCGCCTGTGCGAAAGCCTGTCCCACCGGCGCCATCACCTACATCGACGCCAACTGGACGGGGCTTTCCCGCATGCAGGCCTGGGCCGCCAAGGCCAACACCCCCGCATCGGCGGCCTGA